A window of the bacterium genome harbors these coding sequences:
- the ric gene encoding iron-sulfur cluster repair di-iron protein: MNELTKTETTVKNLVTTTLAELVTDNIRSAIVFEEFGLDFCCRGNRTLKDACAEKNVDVSNVINQLTNLSGNGNGTQNVNDWHLDFLVDYIMNNHHQYVRRMIPIISLHADKVASVHGKNHPETIKIADLFLAVREELEMHMMKEERILFPQINQMMLIQNENSQFFPPPFGTIQNPIRMMEYEHTSAGDALYQIRELSNNYVHPDDACNTFKALYSELKEFEEDLHKHIHLENNILFPKSIALEAELLGNKN; encoded by the coding sequence ATGAACGAACTAACTAAGACAGAAACAACAGTAAAAAATCTTGTAACAACAACTTTAGCTGAACTAGTAACCGATAATATCCGTTCAGCAATTGTGTTTGAAGAATTTGGTCTGGACTTTTGCTGTAGAGGCAATCGCACATTGAAAGACGCCTGTGCAGAAAAAAATGTTGACGTGAGTAATGTGATAAATCAGTTAACAAATCTTTCAGGCAATGGAAACGGAACTCAGAATGTGAACGACTGGCATCTCGATTTCCTCGTTGACTACATCATGAATAACCATCATCAGTATGTAAGAAGAATGATTCCAATAATTTCACTGCATGCAGATAAAGTCGCATCAGTGCACGGAAAAAATCATCCTGAAACAATAAAGATTGCTGATCTATTCCTTGCTGTCCGGGAAGAACTTGAAATGCATATGATGAAAGAGGAAAGAATTTTATTTCCGCAGATAAATCAGATGATGTTAATACAAAATGAAAACAGTCAGTTCTTTCCACCGCCGTTTGGCACTATTCAGAATCCAATTAGAATGATGGAATACGAACACACAAGTGCTGGCGATGCTTTGTATCAGATACGAGAACTGAGCAATAATTATGTCCATCCTGATGATGCCTGCAATACATTTAAAGCACTTTATTCAGAATTAAAAGAGTTTGAGGAAGATTTGCACAAGCACATTCATCTCGAAAACAATATTCTCTTTCCGAAATCAATTGCGCTTGAAGCAGAATTACTAGGTAATAAAAATTAA
- a CDS encoding cupin domain-containing protein has translation MSEIVNKELLIDAVNYQNGSIVSKQIIKKPNGNITLFAFDKDETLTEHTSPFEAVVYMVDGEMEITIGGTPYNVKAGEILIMPANIPHGLKAALKSKMLLTMIK, from the coding sequence ATGTCAGAAATTGTAAATAAAGAACTGCTCATTGATGCAGTCAATTATCAGAATGGTTCAATAGTTAGCAAGCAAATAATAAAAAAGCCAAATGGAAATATTACTTTGTTTGCATTTGACAAAGATGAAACATTAACAGAGCACACTTCACCATTTGAAGCGGTGGTTTATATGGTTGATGGCGAGATGGAAATCACGATTGGTGGTACACCCTATAATGTAAAAGCTGGTGAAATTCTTATAATGCCGGCAAACATTCCGCATGGATTAAAGGCTGCGTTAAAATCCAAAATGCTGCTGACAATGATTAAGTAG
- a CDS encoding 4Fe-4S binding protein encodes MAKVKKKKVIRNKEKGIQKVRFIVQTLFALLCIWIGVEFYQFIQFLETNGAEAFSSRPPGVDGFLPISSFMSFYLFLMTGEIHSAHPAGFFIFFAIVLVSIVFGKAFCSWLCPVGFLSELIGDFGKKIFGKDLKLPKLLDYPFRSLKYLLLGFLFYSVFFLMSTTALQAFLDSPYNLVSDVKMYYFFADISRFSLIVIGILFLLSIVLRGFWCRYLCPYGALLGITSLLSPNKIKRNPVSCIDCGLCNKACPSFIKVDKVKTVISDECTSCLNCVDVCPVADTLQLEIIGAKKKVNKKYVAIGVVSIFMLVTGYGMITGKWQNSITREEYLELYKEMDSFGHPTGTEAVKKFNEDALKEENNNSNNKRGK; translated from the coding sequence ATGGCAAAAGTAAAGAAGAAAAAAGTAATTCGGAACAAAGAGAAGGGGATTCAAAAAGTAAGGTTCATAGTTCAGACTTTGTTTGCGCTTCTTTGCATCTGGATTGGAGTTGAGTTCTATCAGTTCATTCAGTTCCTGGAAACAAATGGTGCAGAAGCTTTTTCATCTCGACCTCCGGGAGTTGATGGATTTCTTCCGATAAGTTCTTTTATGAGTTTTTATTTATTTCTGATGACCGGAGAAATACACTCGGCACATCCAGCAGGTTTTTTTATTTTCTTTGCGATTGTTCTTGTCTCTATCGTTTTTGGAAAAGCATTCTGCAGCTGGCTCTGTCCGGTTGGTTTTTTATCCGAGCTGATCGGCGATTTCGGAAAGAAAATTTTCGGAAAAGATTTGAAGCTTCCGAAGTTGCTGGACTACCCATTCCGAAGTTTAAAATATTTGTTACTTGGATTTTTATTCTACTCTGTTTTCTTTTTAATGAGTACGACTGCTCTTCAGGCATTTCTTGATAGTCCATATAATCTCGTTTCTGACGTAAAGATGTATTACTTCTTTGCCGACATTTCAAGATTCTCTTTGATAGTTATTGGAATTTTGTTTTTGCTTTCAATTGTGCTCAGAGGATTCTGGTGCAGATATCTTTGTCCATATGGTGCATTACTTGGGATTACTTCGCTGCTCAGTCCAAACAAAATCAAACGAAATCCTGTTAGCTGCATTGATTGCGGACTTTGCAACAAAGCTTGTCCTTCTTTCATAAAAGTTGATAAGGTTAAAACTGTTATTTCGGATGAATGTACATCCTGTCTGAATTGTGTTGATGTTTGTCCTGTTGCTGATACTCTGCAGCTTGAAATAATTGGTGCAAAGAAAAAGGTTAATAAAAAATATGTTGCAATCGGAGTTGTTTCAATTTTTATGCTGGTAACGGGATACGGAATGATCACCGGTAAATGGCAGAATAGTATTACGAGAGAAGAATACCTTGAACTTTACAAAGAAATGGATTCGTTTGGTCATCCAACTGGAACAGAGGCAGTAAAGAAGTTTAATGAAGATGCGTTGAAAGAAGAAAATAATAATTCGAATAATAAAAGAGGTAAATAA
- a CDS encoding DoxX family protein, with protein sequence MNFFTDLILWFDNKTNLAYALIRSFLGVALFIRGVILASDPAVITTLAGEDKIYWWYSYITVAHIIGGFSLAFGFLTRLGSLLQIPVLFGAVFLVHLKQGLLSVGQSLELSILVFVLLIIHFAFGAGVLSVDNTLKKKKLITSTV encoded by the coding sequence ATGAATTTTTTTACCGACTTAATTTTATGGTTTGATAACAAAACTAATCTTGCTTATGCACTCATCCGTTCGTTTTTGGGAGTTGCACTTTTTATTCGTGGAGTTATTCTTGCATCAGATCCTGCCGTGATTACAACTCTTGCCGGCGAAGATAAAATTTACTGGTGGTATTCTTATATCACAGTTGCACACATTATAGGCGGATTTTCACTCGCTTTCGGATTTCTTACAAGACTTGGTTCACTGCTTCAAATCCCGGTTTTATTTGGCGCTGTGTTTTTGGTTCATCTCAAGCAGGGATTGTTATCTGTCGGTCAGTCACTGGAGCTTTCAATCCTTGTGTTTGTACTGCTGATTATTCACTTTGCTTTTGGAGCAGGTGTTTTGTCAGTTGATAATACTTTGAAGAAGAAGAAACTGATTACATCTACTGTTTAG
- a CDS encoding Rrf2 family transcriptional regulator, with translation MTVIFSKKCEYGMQAILYLAAQEKGTLVSAEDISKVLKIPREFISKILQSLRESGLISSSKGKSGGFSLAKPASRIKLIDVVAAIDGLDMFDSCVLGFPECSPTHPCPVHNTWGSLRNQTYDMLTSETIDKLKEKTLHKISSL, from the coding sequence ATGACTGTAATTTTCTCCAAAAAGTGCGAATACGGAATGCAGGCGATACTTTACCTCGCAGCCCAGGAAAAAGGAACTTTAGTTTCTGCTGAAGACATTTCCAAAGTGCTGAAGATTCCGCGTGAATTTATTTCTAAAATACTCCAGAGTTTACGGGAAAGCGGATTGATATCTTCGAGCAAAGGGAAGTCAGGCGGATTTTCACTTGCCAAACCAGCTTCACGAATCAAGCTGATTGATGTCGTTGCTGCGATTGATGGACTTGATATGTTTGATAGCTGCGTGCTCGGTTTTCCGGAATGTTCACCAACTCATCCTTGTCCGGTTCATAATACCTGGGGATCATTACGTAACCAGACTTACGATATGCTTACTTCAGAAACGATTGACAAGCTGAAAGAAAAAACTTTACACAAGATCAGCAGTCTTTAA